The proteins below are encoded in one region of Lactuca sativa cultivar Salinas chromosome 3, Lsat_Salinas_v11, whole genome shotgun sequence:
- the LOC111884151 gene encoding uncharacterized protein LOC111884151, which translates to MSLEDTVKSLATSTQRFQQETKASIKSLEQQVSQLAQSVSKMESQGKLSSQMEKNPKHNACAITLRGGKSYESPGMPDEEEEEEEEKEIEVEEAVKEEEKNSTPKSKKLIESEVKVTPAPFPSRLASTKREREDDEIMTMFRKVEINIPLLDAITQIPRYAKFLKELCISKKNLKGNQTVKVGENVSAMLQKRLPKKCKDPGVFTVPCKMGNLFVPHAMLDLGASINVLPYSSYKTMGIGPLAKAGVIIQLADRSLVHPKGVLEDVLVQVNELVFPADFYVLNMGDENTPQSSSILLGRPFMSTTKQK; encoded by the coding sequence ATGTCCTTAGAAGACACAGTAAAAAGCCTCGCCACAAGTACTCAAAGATTTCAACAAGAAACCAAGGCAAGCATAAAAAGCTTGGAGCAACAAGTATCACAACTTGCTCAATCCGTGAGTAAGATGGAGTCGCAAGGCAAGCTATCCTCTCAAATGGAGAAGAACCCAAAACACAATGCGTGTGCAATTACACTAAGAGGTGGGAAAAGCTATGAAAGTCCAGGGATGccggatgaagaagaagaagaagaagaagagaaagagattGAGGTGGAAGAAGCTGTCAAAGAAGAGGAAAAGAATAGTACTCCAAAGTCCAAGAAGCTAATAGAATCCGAAGTGAAAGTCACACCAGCTCCATTTCCTTCAAGGCTGGCAAGCACCAAAAGAGAAAGGGAAGATGACGAAATCATGACCATGTTTCGAAAGGTTGAAATCAATATCCCTCTTTTAGATGCCATTACACAGATTCCTAGATATgctaagttccttaaggaactttgcataTCTAAGAAAAATCTTAAAGGAAATCAAACTGTGAAGGTTGGTGAAAATGTCTCAGCCATGTTACAAAAGCGGCTACCAAAAAAATGCAAGGACCCGGGTGTTTTCACGGTTCCTTGCAAAATGGGTAACCTTTTTGTACCACATGCCATGCTTGATCTTGGAGCATCAATTAATGTTTTACCATATTCAAGTTATAAGACAATGGGAATTGGACCTTTAGCAAAAGCCGGAGTTATCATTCAACTTGCTGACCGGTCTTTGGTACATCCGAAAGGTGTATTGGAGGATGTGTTAGTGCAAGTTAATGAGCTTGTTTTTCCCGCTGACTTTTATGTTTTAAACATGGGTGATGAAAACACCCCACAATCGAGCTCCATCCTTTTGGGGAGACCCTTTATGAGTACCACAAAACAAAAATAG